A section of the Bacteroidia bacterium genome encodes:
- a CDS encoding adenylate/guanylate cyclase domain-containing protein has protein sequence MKKILFPLLFSLVIASSATSADSTFTLIFKDPLPATIDITEEAEILFDSSGRVTIEQLLNDVSINKQFVKQGNLNTLPDGVNYYWRKFKVVNQMAQPVMYYVPFKGDSIWVYEMDYAKTYIYISGTLVHPSQRPTHHARVLVPIFLRPGEVKTYYIRAKSQTYPPARISGLKLQSEKAFRYTEYFSSFHAGAILLLILVGLFLCFIFRDKVYFVLILPVVAILIWFSENSGLLDQLVGAGPFFSMYSNTAFSAWFLPCSCILFLMVYIDLKQKMKWAYYFGWIAIGVIIFMFMRQLALPHTFGDGNRVLLPIIIFLLGLVIYRAFKKDKQALIWVLFMAPFLLSGIIFIVNQQFFKIPLPLGTYQILQISSLLSALIIGYALYDRVNSTIKERVRAVKDKERLVKEQNIVLEQKVEERTRELEAERQKSEDILLNILPQEVAEELKETGGSQAKLFENVTVLFTDFVDFTKAGERMAPRELVNELHNCFKAFDEIIQQHGLEKIKTVGDAYIAVAGLPVPVKGHAARVAKAALEIRDFMVARQKLLKDNTFQVRLGIHSGPVVAGIVGVKKFAYDIWGDTVNTAARMEQCSEAGEVNISETTYGFIKGQFECTCRGVIAAKNKGKMQMYFVKRENQANVLKAITKEVI, from the coding sequence ATGAAAAAGATACTGTTCCCTCTTCTTTTTTCATTGGTTATAGCAAGTAGCGCTACATCTGCAGACTCTACTTTTACGCTGATCTTCAAAGATCCTCTTCCGGCCACTATAGATATTACCGAAGAGGCAGAAATCCTATTTGATAGTTCCGGGCGGGTAACGATTGAACAACTGCTGAATGATGTTTCAATAAATAAACAGTTTGTTAAGCAGGGAAACCTGAATACTTTACCTGATGGGGTAAATTATTACTGGAGAAAATTCAAAGTTGTCAACCAGATGGCACAGCCGGTAATGTACTACGTACCTTTCAAAGGTGATTCAATTTGGGTTTATGAAATGGATTATGCGAAAACATATATCTATATAAGCGGCACTCTTGTTCACCCAAGCCAACGCCCTACTCATCATGCCCGCGTCTTGGTGCCCATTTTTTTAAGGCCTGGTGAGGTAAAAACGTATTACATACGCGCCAAATCCCAAACCTATCCTCCTGCCAGGATCAGTGGGCTCAAATTGCAATCAGAAAAAGCTTTTCGGTACACTGAGTATTTCAGTTCCTTTCATGCCGGGGCCATACTGCTCCTTATCCTGGTGGGGCTTTTTCTCTGCTTCATTTTCAGGGACAAGGTGTATTTTGTTCTCATCTTGCCCGTGGTCGCCATTCTTATTTGGTTTTCTGAAAATAGCGGCCTTCTGGACCAGTTGGTAGGGGCGGGGCCATTTTTTTCGATGTACTCCAACACTGCCTTTTCAGCATGGTTTCTCCCCTGTTCCTGTATCTTGTTTTTGATGGTTTATATCGATTTAAAGCAGAAAATGAAATGGGCCTATTATTTTGGCTGGATAGCTATAGGTGTCATCATTTTTATGTTCATGAGACAGCTAGCTCTGCCTCACACATTTGGCGATGGCAACCGCGTATTGCTTCCAATAATCATTTTCCTGTTAGGCCTGGTTATTTATCGTGCTTTTAAAAAAGATAAGCAGGCACTGATCTGGGTTCTTTTTATGGCTCCATTTCTCCTCTCAGGTATTATTTTTATCGTTAATCAACAATTCTTCAAAATACCACTACCTCTTGGCACATATCAAATCCTTCAGATTTCTTCATTACTTTCTGCCCTGATCATCGGATATGCCCTGTATGACCGGGTAAATTCCACCATCAAAGAACGGGTACGTGCAGTGAAAGATAAGGAGCGGCTCGTAAAGGAGCAGAATATTGTCCTTGAGCAAAAAGTAGAGGAACGTACCCGTGAACTGGAAGCAGAGAGACAAAAGTCTGAGGATATCCTACTGAATATCTTGCCGCAGGAAGTCGCTGAAGAACTCAAAGAAACAGGCGGCTCACAGGCAAAACTATTCGAAAATGTCACCGTCCTTTTCACCGATTTTGTTGATTTCACCAAGGCGGGAGAACGGATGGCACCGAGGGAACTGGTGAACGAACTGCACAACTGCTTCAAAGCATTTGATGAGATCATCCAACAGCACGGCCTTGAGAAGATCAAAACTGTGGGGGATGCCTACATTGCTGTAGCGGGGCTGCCTGTGCCGGTGAAAGGCCATGCGGCAAGAGTGGCAAAGGCAGCATTGGAAATAAGGGACTTTATGGTTGCACGCCAGAAGTTGCTGAAAGATAATACCTTCCAGGTACGCCTCGGCATCCACTCGGGGCCTGTGGTGGCCGGCATTGTGGGCGTAAAGAAATTTGCCTACGATATTTGGGGGGATACCGTGAACACTGCTGCACGGATGGAGCAGTGCAGTGAGGCCGGAGAGGTCAATATCTCAGAAACTACATACGGATTTATCAAAGGCCAATTTGAATGCACATGCCGGGGTGTAATCGCTGCAAAGAATAAAGGTAAGATGCAGATGTATTTTGTGAAAAGGGAGAATCAGGCCAATGTCCTTAAAGCGATAACAAAGGAAGTGATATGA
- the secDF gene encoding protein translocase subunit SecDF, which yields MKSKGAIKFFAIALTLVCLFQLSFTLVSYIEDQKAENYANGDKEKERAYLDSIAYQEVYNLGIRQYTYLECKERSLNLGLDLRGGMHVTLEVSLSSLVNRLANNPSDSTFVQALRNAERDRGEAEDGFISLFYEKLTELDPDVKLSNYFATSDNQDHVTFQSSNQNVMEFLQEQAESGLDNTYNILQTRIDRFGVTQPNIQLQENTGRIVIELPGADNPERVRKLLQGTANLEFWETYKNQEFSQYLVAANDALADELEITGDTTQTEAGERMDDYFDQQEEPDTGLEARADTIAAPDDTGDIAAVDTDNLLSALGREDTAGDDTSEQLSEAEMRQQNPLFALLYPNITQNDEGAFANEGPVIGYARGADTVKINEMLNSDAAREVLPPDVVFFWEVKALPESDNSFVLIAGRAAPGTGGAVLDGKVITDAGVDIDQAGSRQIRMVMNSEGAAEWKRVTAANIGNEVAIVLDNKAYSYPTVQGEIPNGISTITGGFSAQESEDLANILKSGKLPISVNIIEEAIVGPSLGEASINQGMLSLLVGLLLVLIFMGFYYHKSGLVANFTLVANLFFILGVLSSLGAALTLPGMAGIVLTIGMSVDANVLIFERIREELRAGKGMRLAVADGYKNAYSSIIDGNLTTLLTGIILLTFGTGPIYGFATVLVIGILTSFFSAVFISRLIFDWMLDKETVMKFGTKATLHVMENPNLNILEKSRVAYMVSGVVILLGLISMFTRGFDFGVDFSGGYSYIVEFEEPQQTEEIRSMLEPHFGGAPEVKTFGSSRDFKITTSYLINEDAEGTAARVESSLQSGLEQLNGGYEVLRSEKVGPTIASDIKTSAFWSVLFSLLVIFLYIFFRFRRWQYGLGAVVAVTHDVLLILGLFSLLHNIVPFSLEVDQAFIAAILTVVGYSINDTVIVFDRIRENLGLHKRTPLTENMNNALNATLSRTMITSGTTFLVVLVLFLFGGEIIRGFSFALLIGILVGTYSSLFIATPVAAKFHRIQMEAEKQNKMAQ from the coding sequence ATGAAGAGTAAAGGAGCCATTAAGTTTTTTGCCATAGCGTTAACGCTGGTTTGCCTGTTTCAGTTGTCGTTTACCCTTGTCAGTTATATCGAGGACCAAAAGGCTGAGAACTACGCAAATGGTGATAAAGAGAAAGAACGTGCTTATCTTGATTCAATAGCATACCAGGAGGTTTATAACCTGGGAATCAGGCAGTATACCTACCTTGAGTGCAAGGAGCGCTCGCTGAACCTGGGACTTGACTTACGTGGCGGAATGCACGTTACGCTCGAGGTTTCACTCAGCAGTTTGGTAAACCGCCTCGCGAATAATCCTTCCGACTCCACTTTTGTGCAGGCGCTGCGAAATGCAGAGAGAGATCGTGGCGAAGCAGAGGACGGCTTTATTTCGCTGTTTTATGAGAAATTGACAGAGCTGGATCCTGATGTGAAGCTTTCAAATTATTTTGCGACCAGCGATAATCAGGATCATGTAACGTTCCAGTCGTCCAATCAGAATGTGATGGAATTTCTCCAGGAGCAAGCGGAAAGCGGGCTGGATAACACCTATAATATTCTTCAGACACGGATTGACCGTTTTGGCGTAACCCAACCCAACATTCAGCTACAGGAGAATACCGGTCGGATTGTTATTGAACTTCCCGGTGCTGATAATCCTGAACGGGTGAGAAAACTCTTGCAGGGTACAGCGAATCTTGAGTTCTGGGAAACCTATAAAAACCAGGAGTTCTCTCAATACCTGGTGGCGGCCAATGATGCCTTAGCTGATGAACTGGAAATAACAGGCGATACAACTCAGACCGAGGCCGGGGAACGGATGGATGATTATTTCGACCAGCAGGAGGAGCCCGATACCGGCCTGGAAGCCAGAGCCGATACCATTGCAGCGCCTGATGATACCGGGGATATTGCAGCAGTGGATACCGACAATCTTTTGTCTGCTCTGGGGAGGGAGGATACGGCTGGAGACGATACTTCAGAGCAACTTTCTGAAGCGGAAATGAGACAGCAAAATCCGCTGTTTGCGCTTCTCTATCCAAACATTACCCAGAACGATGAGGGCGCATTTGCCAATGAGGGACCTGTAATAGGATATGCGAGAGGAGCTGATACCGTGAAGATCAACGAAATGTTGAATTCGGATGCGGCCCGGGAAGTGCTGCCTCCGGATGTCGTTTTCTTTTGGGAAGTAAAAGCCCTTCCTGAATCGGACAACAGTTTCGTATTGATCGCAGGACGTGCCGCTCCGGGTACCGGAGGCGCGGTACTGGATGGGAAGGTGATCACCGATGCAGGGGTGGATATTGATCAAGCCGGCTCCCGCCAGATCCGTATGGTGATGAATAGCGAAGGTGCTGCGGAATGGAAGCGCGTAACAGCAGCTAACATAGGTAACGAAGTGGCAATTGTTCTGGATAACAAGGCTTATTCTTACCCTACGGTACAAGGAGAAATACCAAACGGAATTTCCACGATTACCGGTGGTTTCAGTGCCCAGGAATCAGAAGACCTCGCGAATATCCTGAAATCAGGAAAGTTGCCTATTTCAGTGAATATCATTGAAGAGGCGATCGTAGGGCCATCATTAGGAGAAGCATCTATTAATCAGGGAATGCTTTCTCTTTTGGTTGGTTTGCTCCTGGTACTGATATTTATGGGATTCTATTATCACAAAAGCGGCCTGGTAGCTAATTTTACTTTGGTAGCTAACCTCTTCTTTATTTTAGGCGTGCTATCCTCTCTTGGTGCAGCACTTACGCTGCCAGGCATGGCCGGTATTGTTCTCACCATCGGTATGTCAGTGGATGCAAACGTTTTGATCTTTGAAAGAATCAGGGAAGAACTAAGAGCCGGCAAAGGAATGCGGCTCGCGGTTGCTGACGGATATAAGAATGCCTACTCTTCAATCATAGATGGAAACCTAACCACGTTGCTGACGGGGATTATCCTGCTCACCTTTGGAACCGGTCCTATCTATGGATTTGCTACGGTATTGGTCATTGGTATCCTCACTTCTTTCTTTAGTGCCGTATTTATCTCCCGTCTTATTTTCGACTGGATGCTGGATAAAGAAACGGTGATGAAGTTTGGAACCAAAGCCACGCTGCACGTCATGGAAAATCCCAACCTCAATATCCTGGAGAAAAGTCGTGTTGCATATATGGTTTCCGGGGTTGTCATTCTGCTGGGTCTCATCAGCATGTTTACCCGTGGATTTGATTTTGGAGTAGACTTCAGCGGAGGTTATTCTTACATCGTTGAATTTGAAGAACCACAACAAACGGAGGAAATACGCTCCATGCTGGAGCCACATTTTGGGGGTGCCCCTGAGGTCAAAACGTTTGGTTCCTCCCGGGACTTTAAGATCACCACATCTTATCTTATAAATGAGGATGCCGAAGGCACAGCCGCGCGGGTGGAATCCAGCCTCCAATCCGGACTGGAACAATTAAATGGGGGCTATGAAGTGCTGCGAAGTGAAAAGGTAGGGCCGACTATAGCCAGCGATATTAAAACTTCAGCCTTCTGGTCGGTGCTGTTCTCGCTGCTCGTTATTTTTCTCTACATATTTTTCCGCTTCCGAAGGTGGCAATATGGGCTGGGTGCCGTTGTAGCGGTGACGCATGATGTGCTCCTTATCCTTGGGCTCTTCTCGCTGCTCCACAATATTGTTCCATTCTCTCTCGAAGTTGATCAGGCCTTTATTGCTGCTATTCTCACAGTGGTCGGTTATTCAATTAACGATACAGTAATAGTGTTTGACCGGATAAGGGAAAACCTGGGACTGCACAAGCGCACTCCGCTGACTGAAAATATGAACAATGCACTCAATGCTACCCTTAGCCGTACAATGATCACATCCGGCACCACTTTCCTGGTGGTACTGGTGCTGTTCCTTTTTGGCGGTGAAATTATACGCGGGTTCAGTTTTGCCCTCCTGATAGGTATTTTGGTAGGCACTTATTCCTCACTCTTTATTGCTACACCTGTGGCGGCAAAATTCCACAGGATACAGATGGAAGCTGAGAAACAAAATAAAATGGCGCAATGA
- a CDS encoding peptidylprolyl isomerase yields MMRYFHFTLLLLMALAACSSTGDRQAENNGDTSTSNKELNAAQDSEPVNSTETMAQQEPKDSMEVVKISTRLGDIYMTLFDETPKHRDNFLKLAREGFYNGTTFHRVIDRFMVQGGDPNSKDDNPANDGQGGPGYTIPAEIQPEFSHKHGMVAAARQADQVNPRRESSGSQFYIVENAQGTPHLDGAYTIFGKVIKGMEVVELIAEQPAGPNNRPIEDIPMQVEIKKYSASEYQEKFGD; encoded by the coding sequence ATGATGAGGTATTTTCATTTTACCTTATTGCTTTTAATGGCCCTGGCCGCCTGCTCCTCAACAGGAGACCGGCAAGCGGAAAACAACGGGGATACCAGCACTTCAAATAAAGAATTGAATGCTGCCCAGGATTCAGAACCAGTAAATTCCACAGAAACAATGGCTCAACAGGAACCTAAGGATAGTATGGAAGTAGTGAAGATCAGTACCCGGCTGGGAGATATTTACATGACGCTTTTTGATGAAACTCCAAAACACCGGGATAATTTTTTGAAGCTGGCCCGTGAAGGATTTTATAACGGCACCACCTTTCACAGAGTAATTGACCGGTTTATGGTGCAGGGAGGTGATCCTAACAGCAAGGACGATAACCCGGCAAATGACGGGCAAGGCGGACCTGGTTATACGATCCCGGCTGAGATACAGCCTGAATTCAGCCATAAGCATGGAATGGTGGCAGCAGCACGCCAGGCCGACCAGGTGAATCCCAGGCGGGAGAGCAGCGGATCGCAGTTTTATATTGTGGAAAATGCCCAGGGAACTCCCCACCTGGATGGGGCATACACAATTTTTGGAAAGGTGATAAAGGGCATGGAGGTAGTGGAGCTTATTGCAGAACAACCCGCAGGTCCCAACAACCGGCCCATCGAAGATATTCCCATGCAGGTGGAAATAAAAAAGTACTCAGCCAGTGAATATCAGGAAAAATTTGGCGACTGA
- a CDS encoding glycosyltransferase family 39 protein, which produces MIRLKESVKRHLPFLILMFLLAFNLFYNLDNQILWQDEAETALVGQTILERGIPYGKSGPHSYSQLQGKELGANGEWKLHPWLQFYFTAGSFAVFGVSTYTARLPFALCSLLSLLLLYLLSHKLWNNRNAATISVFMLAFSVAYLLLSRQARYYAPAMAFSLWLVLGYASWMKGEKRWWLHLSFATLFLIHTHYISAAALVAALSIHALIFQRRQAWKPVLCMAGVALFNVPFFIWFFDNPYFNEVSNIISITNVLSLLKEYTVEFINGIFSLWPFIAVTGLLMLIHRNQKNHENKSWQHVLQKLFISKEAALYWILIIVYISIFSLLSNAFYFRYLAPLLPITLLYLGWIFSLSEKMHLLIPYSFAAWLIFSAPLDKFFREITTKQLTGPVTAIITYFENQALPGDKVAITYGDLPLKFYTDLRIIGALSGEDINEGLNADFVILRNTSIMHADATAKQFWYENLDLDQFDIIQLSVSDTPFENREVVEDHYFNNDRQGKPVFILKRKPGNKK; this is translated from the coding sequence ATGATTCGATTAAAAGAAAGCGTTAAGCGGCACCTGCCCTTCTTGATTTTGATGTTTTTACTCGCTTTCAATCTTTTTTATAATCTTGATAACCAAATCCTCTGGCAGGACGAAGCAGAAACTGCGTTGGTGGGGCAGACCATTCTGGAGCGGGGAATTCCTTACGGCAAATCGGGCCCCCATTCCTATAGCCAGCTTCAGGGCAAGGAACTGGGCGCCAACGGAGAATGGAAGCTGCATCCATGGTTGCAGTTTTATTTTACTGCCGGCTCGTTTGCCGTATTCGGGGTTTCTACCTACACGGCCCGGTTGCCCTTCGCGCTTTGCTCTTTGCTTTCTTTATTGCTGCTTTACCTTTTGTCCCACAAGCTTTGGAATAATCGCAATGCAGCCACAATTTCCGTATTTATGTTGGCCTTTTCTGTCGCTTATCTGCTGCTGAGCCGGCAGGCGCGTTACTATGCACCGGCCATGGCTTTTTCACTCTGGCTGGTACTGGGCTATGCCAGTTGGATGAAGGGTGAAAAGCGTTGGTGGCTGCATCTCAGCTTCGCAACATTATTTCTTATCCATACACATTATATCTCTGCTGCTGCACTCGTTGCCGCCCTTAGTATCCATGCGCTCATCTTCCAGAGACGGCAAGCCTGGAAACCGGTTTTATGCATGGCAGGAGTGGCGTTGTTCAATGTTCCGTTTTTTATATGGTTTTTTGACAATCCGTATTTTAATGAAGTTTCGAATATTATTTCCATTACAAATGTTCTTTCCTTATTAAAAGAATACACAGTAGAGTTCATCAATGGTATTTTTTCTTTATGGCCGTTTATTGCCGTAACAGGCCTTTTGATGTTAATTCACCGGAATCAAAAGAACCATGAAAATAAAAGCTGGCAACATGTATTGCAAAAACTTTTTATTTCGAAAGAAGCTGCACTATACTGGATCCTAATCATAGTTTATATTTCAATTTTTTCTCTGCTTTCAAATGCTTTTTATTTTCGGTATTTGGCTCCGCTGCTCCCCATTACCTTGCTTTACCTGGGTTGGATATTTTCCCTTTCAGAGAAGATGCATCTCCTCATCCCGTACTCGTTTGCAGCCTGGCTGATTTTTTCTGCGCCCCTGGATAAATTTTTCAGAGAGATCACTACAAAACAACTGACCGGCCCGGTTACCGCAATCATCACCTACTTTGAAAATCAGGCATTGCCCGGAGATAAAGTCGCAATAACCTATGGCGATTTACCTTTAAAGTTTTATACTGATCTTAGAATCATAGGGGCACTTTCAGGTGAGGATATCAACGAAGGTCTCAATGCTGACTTTGTTATTTTGCGCAACACTTCCATTATGCACGCTGATGCCACGGCAAAGCAATTCTGGTATGAAAATCTGGATCTGGATCAGTTTGATATAATCCAGCTTTCCGTCTCAGACACTCCATTCGAAAACAGAGAAGTGGTAGAGGATCACTATTTTAACAATGATCGCCAGGGCAAACCGGTGTTTATTTTAAAACGAAAACCAGGGAATAAAAAATAA
- a CDS encoding Type 1 glutamine amidotransferase-like domain-containing protein, with protein sequence MRLLLLSNSTNPGEDYLGWPQHHLSTFLGNSVRKILFIPYAGVTLNWDDYTSRVAAAFGSAGGDAVEGIHSCDSN encoded by the coding sequence ATTCGCCTCCTTCTTCTCAGCAATTCCACCAATCCGGGGGAGGACTACCTGGGTTGGCCACAACATCACCTTTCAACATTTCTTGGCAATTCGGTCAGGAAGATCCTCTTCATTCCGTATGCCGGGGTCACATTAAATTGGGATGACTACACCAGCCGGGTAGCTGCCGCATTTGGTTCGGCAGGCGGTGATGCGGTAGAAGGCATCCATTCCTGCGATAGCAACTAA
- a CDS encoding heavy metal-binding domain-containing protein, whose product MSEITSCPNCRAELKTGLMSNTKLLSADKAKIINEYHDQKSGNYCNKCGKELYDKYKSKLIDEKSRITNKLQDMISAIPVISTHSPLNWDYNILDMVTGQSTTGTGVISEFTSSFTDLFGAQSGRHNKKLKAGENMCFAQLRKLTLDAGGNAVIATDIDYSELGDGKGMIMVCMAGTAVKLKNSEVLGQQRAKLIEELVSLNNRLQHLEQFKVEAY is encoded by the coding sequence ATGAGTGAAATAACAAGCTGTCCAAACTGCAGAGCCGAGTTAAAAACCGGACTTATGTCAAACACTAAATTATTGAGTGCTGACAAGGCAAAAATTATTAACGAGTACCACGATCAAAAATCTGGTAACTACTGCAACAAGTGCGGGAAAGAATTATATGATAAATACAAATCAAAGCTGATTGACGAAAAAAGCAGAATCACAAATAAACTTCAGGATATGATTTCAGCTATTCCGGTTATTTCAACGCACTCTCCTTTGAACTGGGATTACAACATTTTGGATATGGTAACCGGACAATCAACCACCGGTACCGGTGTTATTTCTGAATTTACATCTTCCTTTACTGACTTATTTGGCGCCCAATCAGGAAGGCATAACAAAAAATTAAAAGCCGGGGAAAATATGTGTTTTGCTCAACTTAGAAAACTAACCTTAGATGCTGGCGGAAATGCTGTGATAGCGACCGATATTGACTATTCAGAATTGGGCGATGGCAAAGGAATGATAATGGTTTGCATGGCTGGAACGGCAGTGAAACTTAAAAACTCAGAAGTGCTCGGACAACAAAGAGCCAAATTAATTGAAGAGCTTGTTTCTCTGAATAATCGTCTTCAACATCTTGAACAATTCAAAGTGGAAGCATATTAA